The Methanobrevibacter millerae genome includes the window ACGGTATTTGTCTCACAAAATCCATTTTCATTACTTGCTCAGGTTTTATATGGTTTGGATTTTATCATAATTAATATAATTTTATTCATAATGGCTAAATCATTGGTGAGTATTAATGAAAGTAAATATTTAAAAGAAGTATTGGATTTAAAAAATGCAGTTTTAATCCCATCAATTTTATTTATAATTGGCTTTGTCATTGCATTTTTAGGTTATCCCGTTGCTATTAGCATATGTTGTTTGTTTACAATTATCCGGTCAATATATTATTCATTAAAAAATTAATTTTTAAATTTTTCATGTGTTGACATATAAAAAATAATAATTTAGGGTGAGTATCACCCTAAGCTTCAGCTTCTTCTTTTTTATTTACAATAACTAATTTTTTGTTTTCTTCATCGATTTCCATTACTATTGGTTCAGCTTCGTATGCGCCAGTGTCTTTTTCTACACATTCATTGATTTTAGATTGTATTGTTCCAATGTCTTCAGTATCGATTAAGTCAACGATTTCTAGTTGTTGTTGGAATCTTTCAACACCTTCAAGGGGAACATTTTCTACGAATGGAATAGCACCTGTTGCACCAATAATTTTCTTTTTATCAGGATCAGCACCATTTTCGTGCAATGCTTTGAAACTTTGACCGGTAATATGTCCTTGCACTTCAGCACCTGCTAATATTAAGAAACGAATATTTGGGTTGGAAATAATGTTTGCTACAACTTTTTCAATTCCTAAGTTTTCTGTTTTACATGGGCCTGCAATAGCTGCTCCGGATAATTCCGCTTCAATGTGTGAAGCTAATGTGGTTACTGCAACAGGACTTTCCGGATCGCCTACAACATAATCTCCACTGATTACTGGCCAGCCATCTGCAGGAGATTTCTTATCAGCCATTTTATTAATCCTCCATATAATTTGATATTTTATTATATGATAATTTAATTAATTTAAATCTTTTGTCACTTATGTGGTGTGATTTGAAGATTTTCAACTTCTTTTTTAAATTTTTTATTAAATAATAATATAAACATGAATCCAATAGCTGATCCAATGTTCATTCCAATTATTGATCCTAAATAAACTCCAAATACTCCCATATTGAGGATTATTCCAAGTAAATATGCAAAAAACATACTTAAAATCAGTTCTCTTAAAACGGTCAATCCTAAAGATTTGAATCCTGAACCTATGCCCTGATAGGTATATGCTGCAGTTGCACCGAATGGTATTAGAACATTATAGAAAACGAGTAGTTGCAATATTTGTGATGACCTTGTAACTAATTCAATATTTCCTGATTGAAAACTAAACAGTTCACATAATGGGTATGCAAAAATAAAGAAAATGGCAGATATTATCAGTGTAATAATAAAACTTAGTATTGTCGAATATTTTATAGTTATATCGAAGTTTTTTACATTTTTTGCACCGTAAGCTATTCCAGATACGGTTATTGTAGCTATTCCTATTGCCATACAGGGTAAAAATATGATTGAGATATATCTCCAGGCTATTGTAAAGGATGCTACTTCATTAACTCCGGCTGTCATTATGATTAAATAGTTAAAAACTATTGCAACAATGGAAAAGATTATCTCTTCAAAACTGGCTGGAAGTGAAACTATGAGTATTTTTTTGTATATTTCGAGATTTCTTTTGTAATATTGAATTTTAAATTTAAAATATGTGTCATTTTTGATGTATATCCAGTATAGCATCCATATAAATCCAATTAATGATGCAAGTATTGTTGCCACTGAAGCTCCAAATATTCCTAAATTGAAAAAATATATAAAAATTGGATCTAGTATCATGTTTAAAATTGCAGTAAGCATTAATGGTTTTGTTGCTCTTTTCACATCTCCTTCGGCTCTAAAAATACTTGAAGTAGTATTGGGCAGTAAAAATACGATATTTAATAAAAATAGTATTTTTCCATAATCAATGCAATATGACATAACATCTTTAGCACCAACTAAGATAATTATATCGTCAAAAAAGAAAATGCCTATCATTAAAATGATAATTGAAACTAGGAATGTTAAGATTATTGTATGTAAAACTGCATTATTTGCATCTTCAAACTTGGATGCTCCAACATATCTTGAGATTAATGAATTTCCTCCGGCTCCGATACCGCTTCCGATGCCAATTAAAACCAAATATAATGGTGATATAAATCCTAATGCAGCTAATGCATCAATATTAATTCCTGAAACCCAAAAGCTATCAATTAAATTATTTAAAAACATTAAAAGCAATGAAAAGATTGTAGGCATGGCTAATTTGTTTATTGCTTTTTTCGGGTCTCCCGTAATAGTTTCTATATTTTCATTTATTTCCATTATTGATATTATATATTATAGTTATTTACTTAATTTTTTTGATAAATGATTTTTATTGAAATTGATTTCATATTGAAAAATTGCTCTGAAAAAAACAAAATATATAAAGTAATATGATTTATATTAATCATAAAATTACTTATATTTATATTACTTAAGTATAATTGTTAATAAAATTAACAAACCGGAAAGTAATCCGGGGATAGCTTGGTAATCCTTATACTACTAAAAGTGTAACAGCCCAAGAATTTTTACCAAATCCAACACAATAATTTGGTAAAGTACTATAAATTGTATTTAATCATTGAATGTTTCGAAAATAAAAAAGAAAAATTGATGATGTGAAACTGGTATTAATAAGGAAAAGGATTTCACTAAATTAAAATCCTTTTTTATTCTTATTTTTAAGGGTTACAATTATTGCAAGGACTGTAGCCTTGATTGATTGCCTCATTTCTTGATGAAAAAGTCACTTTATTTTTTTCAGACATTTTTCCCACAGATTTGCAGGTTGGATAATGGAATTTGTGGCTGTTTAAATTTCCAATATATGTTCCTGCGGCACTTGATGAAGTATCCTTTGATGCACTGGATGTGGTGTCTGTGCTTGATGATGTGTGGCTTGCAACATGGGTGTTGTCTCCAGCCCAATCATATGGATAGAATTCACTTGGTGGCATGTACATTATTTCAGCAAGACCTTCTTTTAGAAGCATTTCATTTAAATTCTTACCGTCTACAATTACCACAGCCAATGTCCTTCCGTATTTGTCAGTGTTTTTTGAATTGTCTATATCAATACTAACTTCTTTGTTCAAACATAATTTTTTAACAAAATATGTTGAAGCATCTGCACCTTTAACTCCTTTTTCTGGGGTGTTTACTCCAACTAAACGAACTTTCCCAACACCTTCAACAGTAATAGTATCGCCGTCCGATACTTTTGTGCATAACCCAGTTTTTTCTGCATGGCAATTAGTGTCACTGTATTTGCTTAAAATGTCATTTAATGATAATGGTGTATAATCAGACACGCTCTTGTCATGTGAAAATCCGGTTCCAGTATATGCCGTAGCAGTGCTCATTACACCAGCAATCATTAATACAACAAACATGATAAATAAAATGTTTTTATCTAGCGTTTTCATAATTTATTGTTAGTATGTTGTTGTTATTAAATATTTGGTGTCTGCTCGGCAAGGCATAAATGGCATATTGCATTGGGGTTGTCTTTTTGATTGTCTTTTACAGGACAGTAATATTTTCCTTTCTCTTCGCTCACTTTTAAATTTCCTGGAAACTCACTGCCTACAGGGTGTATTGGTTCTTCTAAAATAAATGTGGTGTAAAGTGATGTTATCACATAAATCAATGGAAATTTGTCATATTTATCATTGGCTGATTTTTCTTTTTCAAATGTTAATTCAAGCAGGTGGAATGAATTTTTCAATGAGGTTATATCTATTTCACTTTCCATATCATCATTATTTTCCCGCACTTCTTTCATGCGCATAATGAAATGCTTTATATAGATTTTCAAGTATTTTTCTCTATATTGTGATTGGATATATTCTCCATCTTTTCTCATTCTCGCTGTAGCCATCATTAAATCATAAGCGGATATGATTCCAGCATATTTTTTTAAGATTACCATGAGGTCATTTTTTGATATTCTTCTATTTCTCATGATGTCTTGTAGTTCAGTTAATATGTCTTCGGCTACCATGATTATGTATTTTTTAATTTCTACTTATTTAATCTTAACAATATTTAAGTAATATTATTTTCAAATATTATATTAATATGATAACTATTACAAGAAAGGAAGAAGTTGTTTTAAATCAAATTAAAATATTTGATGTTGAATTTGAAGGTGATATTCATATGGATGCTCTTAAAAAAGAGCTTTGTGTTGGAAGTTTTCATGAATATGATTTGGTTCAGGTTCTTAATTCTCTTTCAAATAAAAAAGCAATATCATTTGATGGTTCTAATATTAAGTTATTGGTTTCAGATAAGGAAATTAATACTGTAAATTCCAAAAAAGATTTGGAAGAATTGGAATTAAATTTAAAGGAAAAAGAATCTTTTGAATTAATAAAAACATTGGTGAATGATAAAAATTTAGTTTCAAAATATATTTTGGAAGGAAACTTGCTTTATGGTGATTTAAAATTGACTAATTTTAGAATGTATCATATTATTTTATCTCTTGAAAATAAAGGATTATTGAAACATATTCATAAGTCTGACGGAGAATACTATCTTTTGGTTGAATAATATTTTTTACTAAAATCTTATTATTCAAGTATTATTATTTTTACTTTTTTTCATAATATTTATATAATATTAAAATCGAATATATTAATTATAATAAGTCTGAATTAAGGTTATTTTTATGATGAGAATAAGTATGTCATTACCTAAAAAATTACTTGCTGATTTTGATGAAGTGTTAAAAGAAAGAGGTTATCAATCCCGTTCCAAAGGTATTCGTGATGCACTTCAAGATTATATTGTCCGTTATCAATGGATGAATTCAATGGAAGGGGAAAGAATCGGAATTATAACAATTATCTATGATCATCATTATACTGGAGTAATGGAAAATCTTGCTGAGATTCAACACAGTTTCAGAAATGAAATTAATACGAGCATGCATATCCATATGACAGATAAATATTGTATGGAAATTGTTGTAGTTAATGGTGATATTGCAGAGATACGTGAGTTGACTGAAAGGATAATGAGACTTAAGGGTGTCGAACACGTAAAACTAACAAGTACTGCTAATGGGGAAGAATTTAATGAACCTGATGGACATTCACATGCCCATCATCATCACTAAATACTTTTATTTTTTCATGAAATTTCAAACAACATCCTATCATTTTGATTTATTGAAAGATAATGATAGGGTATCTTCTTTTTTTGAAGCCATCAGTCAATATGATTCAAGCACTGATTTAGCTTATGATTTGGGTTGTGGATCAGGAGTATTGTCCTATTTTTTAAAGGATAAATTTGATGAAGTAATATCTATTGAAATAGATTCAGATGCAAGCAAATGCGCATCTAATAATCTGGAAAAATTTGAAAATGTAACTGTTATAAATGAAGATGTTTTAAATCATGATTTTACTAAAAAAGCAGATTTAATTGTTTGTGAAATGATGGATACTGCCTTGATTGATGAGGAAGAGGTTCAGGTATTGAATCATGCTCGAAATTTCCTTAAGGAGAATGGTGAAATCATTCCTAAGGCTATTGTCAATATTGCAGAATTGGTTCATATGCAAAGGCATTATATTCATTGGGATGAAAATGCTTCCTATGAAATATTGTCTGACTCTATAAATTACTCGAAAATTAATATGATGGAAGAAATCAATCCGAATTTTGAAAAAAACATTGAATTTAAAGTAAATAAAAATCATATAGCTAATGGGATTAAAATCACTACAGTTACCATTCTTAATGATGATGTGGTATGTGGACCAACGCCAATGTTCAATCCTCCATTATTGGTTCCAATTGATGAAATTAATGTTAAATGCAATGATTTAATTAATGTAAAATTGAAATATATTATGGGACAAGGTATTGAAACTATTGAAACTAAAATATTATAGGTGATTTTATTTCTTTTAAAAATGAATTAAAAAATTTTCTTGAGGATTATAATAAATTAATCATTTTGGGAATTGGTAATGAACTTAAATATGATGATGGTGTAGGTCCATTTATTATCTCTAAGTTAAATAAATTAAATTTAAATGAAAATGTATTGCTTATTAATGCTCAAACTGTTCCTGAAAATTTCACAGGAAAAATTAGGAAAGAAAATCCTAGCCACATCATTTTAATTGATGCATGTCTTATGGGTTTAAATCCTGGGGATTATAAAATAGTTAATAATGAAGATTTTTCAAATATCGGAATTTCAACTCATTCAATGTCTTTGTCATATTTTGTTAAATTTCTAAATAACGATAATATTTTATTTATAGGTATTGAACCCCTGCTGTTAGAATTGATTGACCAGGATTCATTGGGTGTGCTTGGAGCAGATGTGATGGATTTCAATGGTAAATTAACAGAAAATGTTGAATATAGTGCAAATGAAATCGTAGGTTTATTGGAGGAGTTATTATGAAAATTTTATTTATTGGGTCACGTTTATATGATGATGTTGATTTTTACGTAAAACAAAAGGGTATAGAGAGTATTTTAACAGAATCAAATGAAGAAGCTATTAATTTGGATTTACCTGACCAGGTTTTTATTGTTCCTAGAGGTATGGATGGTCCAAAACAAATAGCAGTAACTCAAAATGTCGATGCTGTAGTTCCATTGATTGGAATTGATCCTCCATTAATCCAGGTCGCAGAAATGAAAGAAGAATTAGAAAATGATTATGGAATTCCGGTAATTGCCGCTGATGTTCGTGCAGTTGAATTAACATCTAATAAAATCAATACTAAAAAATTCTATAATGAAATTGGAGTAGCAACCCCTGAATATCAAATTTTAAACAGTCCTGAAGAGTTAACACTAGATTTTCCTGTTGTTTTAAAACAGGGTGCAGGACAAGGTGGAAAAGATATTAAAGTTGCAAAAAACATTGGTGATGTTGAGGATTATTTCAAGGAATTTTCACAGGCATTATGCGAAAAATTCGTAGAAGGATCTGAAATTTCAATTGAAGTTTTAGGATATAATGGCGAGTATGTAGCACTTCCGCCAATTTATAAAGGTGAAACTACTATTGAAGGAACACACCCATTGAATAAAGTTAAATTAGGGCCTTGTTTAATTAACGGTTTAGATAATATTCTTATACAGCAAACTGCATATAAGGTGGCTAAAAATTTAAACTCTGACGGCATATTTGAAATGGATTTCATGTATTCTCATGTTGATAATCAGTTGTATGCCATTGAAGTTAATACAAGACCTAACGGTACAAGATATTTGACCAATGCTACATGTAATGTAAATTCATTATGTGAATTAATTAACATGGCTTGTGGTGATTTCAGCTTAAAGAATGTATTTGATAGGATTGAATATTATTATTCTACTGAAATTCCTATTGGAAATTACGAAGGGCCTGAAATTAAAGAACCAGTAAAATCGTTTAGTAATAACGATTTCATTGTTCATGGTCCTGAAGGTTATCAGAGAATTACTATTCGTGCTAAATCTAAAAAAGAACTAAAAAAATTTACTGATGATTTATATTTATGATACAATTATATAGTATTAAGTAATAAAATATTATTAGTTTAAAATGTTGTGTGATTTTAATGAATATCGAAGAAATGTTAATTCTCTTTTTAATTACTTTAATTGCATCAATATTCTTTACATGGTATGTTAAAAGGATATTGCTTAAGGCAAAAATTGCGGATAATCCTATTGTCAGTGAGCATAGACATAAAAGCGGTACACCAACTATGGGTGGTATTGCATTTCTGTTTTCCATTTCTTTAGTTTTTTCACTTTATTATCAGAATACACAAATTTTAATTTTTTCATTTATCATGCTTGTAGGCGGAATTGTTGGTATGGTAGATGATTTGATTGGACTTAAAATTAAGGAAGTTCAAAAAGTTGTTGTTAATATTTCAAAGGAAGTAATAACCTTAGGTAGATTGGATGTTGAACCTCAGGAAGAAGTTAGGGTCGCAACTCCTAAGGCCAAATCTGAAGTTGATAAATTATTGCAAGATGGCAAGGTTGAGGTTGTTGGTGAAGTTCCAATTAAAACAGAACCTGAAGAGCTTGAAAAGATTATTTGTCAAATTGTCATTGGTCTACTTTTAGGATTGACTGGAGCAATTACAACTTTGGGCGGATTTGAATTAGGCATATTTGCTATTCCAGTTGT containing:
- a CDS encoding DUF2115 domain-containing protein; translation: MVAEDILTELQDIMRNRRISKNDLMVILKKYAGIISAYDLMMATARMRKDGEYIQSQYREKYLKIYIKHFIMRMKEVRENNDDMESEIDITSLKNSFHLLELTFEKEKSANDKYDKFPLIYVITSLYTTFILEEPIHPVGSEFPGNLKVSEEKGKYYCPVKDNQKDNPNAICHLCLAEQTPNI
- the nikR gene encoding nickel-responsive transcriptional regulator NikR; the protein is MMRISMSLPKKLLADFDEVLKERGYQSRSKGIRDALQDYIVRYQWMNSMEGERIGIITIIYDHHYTGVMENLAEIQHSFRNEINTSMHIHMTDKYCMEIVVVNGDIAEIRELTERIMRLKGVEHVKLTSTANGEEFNEPDGHSHAHHHH
- a CDS encoding MATE family efflux transporter, giving the protein MEINENIETITGDPKKAINKLAMPTIFSLLLMFLNNLIDSFWVSGINIDALAALGFISPLYLVLIGIGSGIGAGGNSLISRYVGASKFEDANNAVLHTIILTFLVSIIILMIGIFFFDDIIILVGAKDVMSYCIDYGKILFLLNIVFLLPNTTSSIFRAEGDVKRATKPLMLTAILNMILDPIFIYFFNLGIFGASVATILASLIGFIWMLYWIYIKNDTYFKFKIQYYKRNLEIYKKILIVSLPASFEEIIFSIVAIVFNYLIIMTAGVNEVASFTIAWRYISIIFLPCMAIGIATITVSGIAYGAKNVKNFDITIKYSTILSFIITLIISAIFFIFAYPLCELFSFQSGNIELVTRSSQILQLLVFYNVLIPFGATAAYTYQGIGSGFKSLGLTVLRELILSMFFAYLLGIILNMGVFGVYLGSIIGMNIGSAIGFMFILLFNKKFKKEVENLQITPHK
- a CDS encoding thermonuclease family protein — translated: MKTLDKNILFIMFVVLMIAGVMSTATAYTGTGFSHDKSVSDYTPLSLNDILSKYSDTNCHAEKTGLCTKVSDGDTITVEGVGKVRLVGVNTPEKGVKGADASTYFVKKLCLNKEVSIDIDNSKNTDKYGRTLAVVIVDGKNLNEMLLKEGLAEIMYMPPSEFYPYDWAGDNTHVASHTSSSTDTTSSASKDTSSSAAGTYIGNLNSHKFHYPTCKSVGKMSEKNKVTFSSRNEAINQGYSPCNNCNP
- a CDS encoding glycosyltransferase family 4 protein, encoding MNIEEMLILFLITLIASIFFTWYVKRILLKAKIADNPIVSEHRHKSGTPTMGGIAFLFSISLVFSLYYQNTQILIFSFIMLVGGIVGMVDDLIGLKIKEVQKVVVNISKEVITLGRLDVEPQEEVRVATPKAKSEVDKLLQDGKVEVVGEVPIKTEPEELEKIICQIVIGLLLGLTGAITTLGGFELGIFAIPVVIIAVLGCINSVNLIDGMDGLAAGIIGIASVSCCIYGYLFGQMNVIMPFVILAGLCLGFLVFNKYPASIFMGDTGSFVLGTGYAAAVLLSDMPYFGVLALGVPILSVIVSLLHRAHIIKLPVEPLHHTLNHYGMSEVKIILTYWGTTVLLCAVGILAKMYIF
- a CDS encoding acetyl-CoA carboxylase biotin carboxylase subunit family protein; translation: MKILFIGSRLYDDVDFYVKQKGIESILTESNEEAINLDLPDQVFIVPRGMDGPKQIAVTQNVDAVVPLIGIDPPLIQVAEMKEELENDYGIPVIAADVRAVELTSNKINTKKFYNEIGVATPEYQILNSPEELTLDFPVVLKQGAGQGGKDIKVAKNIGDVEDYFKEFSQALCEKFVEGSEISIEVLGYNGEYVALPPIYKGETTIEGTHPLNKVKLGPCLINGLDNILIQQTAYKVAKNLNSDGIFEMDFMYSHVDNQLYAIEVNTRPNGTRYLTNATCNVNSLCELINMACGDFSLKNVFDRIEYYYSTEIPIGNYEGPEIKEPVKSFSNNDFIVHGPEGYQRITIRAKSKKELKKFTDDLYL
- the hycI gene encoding hydrogenase maturation peptidase HycI, which gives rise to MGIGNELKYDDGVGPFIISKLNKLNLNENVLLINAQTVPENFTGKIRKENPSHIILIDACLMGLNPGDYKIVNNEDFSNIGISTHSMSLSYFVKFLNNDNILFIGIEPLLLELIDQDSLGVLGADVMDFNGKLTENVEYSANEIVGLLEELL
- a CDS encoding methyltransferase domain-containing protein; this encodes MKFQTTSYHFDLLKDNDRVSSFFEAISQYDSSTDLAYDLGCGSGVLSYFLKDKFDEVISIEIDSDASKCASNNLEKFENVTVINEDVLNHDFTKKADLIVCEMMDTALIDEEEVQVLNHARNFLKENGEIIPKAIVNIAELVHMQRHYIHWDENASYEILSDSINYSKINMMEEINPNFEKNIEFKVNKNHIANGIKITTVTILNDDVVCGPTPMFNPPLLVPIDEINVKCNDLINVKLKYIMGQGIETIETKIL